One Paraburkholderia sp. IMGN_8 DNA window includes the following coding sequences:
- a CDS encoding Imm50 family immunity protein, whose product MKLKSNYDKTFQYVRKNARGLTYDVGYHLYQRDDGTFIYGSEIVQEAYDGRIGGGASVLNFHGTKEQAEEYLRSVLEETIEKLPEYWESNRDRNRNETDEGAVNDAWLIRRIFGYWPEFHDAKMLSVALRRRTSGGRPCTDMEFSIHHWGQDNPNSKGEDVHCKLTFLLEDVAGQEFVTDNVADPSYIGDLRFSRCDDGRIQVDLEPSTGFSLLLYCMVARVMCVERYSPERA is encoded by the coding sequence ATGAAACTAAAGTCAAATTACGATAAGACGTTCCAGTACGTCCGCAAGAACGCACGAGGCTTGACGTATGACGTTGGGTACCACCTATATCAGCGCGATGACGGTACATTTATCTACGGTTCCGAAATCGTCCAGGAAGCTTACGACGGTCGTATCGGGGGCGGGGCAAGCGTGCTGAATTTCCACGGTACCAAGGAGCAAGCCGAGGAATATCTCCGAAGCGTACTAGAGGAGACGATAGAGAAGCTGCCGGAGTATTGGGAATCGAACCGTGACAGAAATCGCAATGAGACCGATGAGGGTGCAGTCAACGATGCATGGCTGATTCGCCGGATTTTTGGATACTGGCCTGAGTTTCACGATGCGAAAATGCTTTCCGTTGCGCTGCGCCGCCGTACATCTGGTGGGAGACCATGCACGGACATGGAGTTTTCGATTCATCATTGGGGCCAAGACAATCCGAACTCGAAAGGCGAAGACGTACATTGCAAGCTCACGTTTCTCCTGGAGGACGTAGCGGGGCAGGAGTTTGTCACTGACAACGTAGCCGATCCTTCGTATATCGGCGATTTGCGCTTTTCGCGGTGCGACGACGGTCGCATCCAGGTCGATCTGGAGCCGTCCACCGGCTTTTCGCTCCTGCTCTATTGCATGGTCGCACGCGTGATGTGCGTTGAACGATATTCGCCCGAACGCG